The Phyllopteryx taeniolatus isolate TA_2022b chromosome 14, UOR_Ptae_1.2, whole genome shotgun sequence genome has a window encoding:
- the LOC133489121 gene encoding ADP-ribosylation factor 1-like — MGNIFGGLFKFFGKKEMRILMVGLDAAGKTTILYKLKLGEVVTTIPTIGFNVETVEYKNISFTVWDVGGQDKIRPLWRHYFQNTQGLIFVVDSNDRERCNEAREELMRMLAEDELRGALLLVFANKQDLPNAMTAAEITDKLGLHSLRDRQWYIQATCATSGEGLYEGLEWLSNRLKNN; from the exons ATGGGGAACATATTTGGGGGCCTGTTCAAATTTTTTGGCAAGAAGGAAATGAGGATCCTGATGGTGGGCCTGGACGCCGCTGGCAAAACCACCATTTTGTACAAGCTCAAGCTCGGGGAGGTTGTCACCACCATTCCAACAATAG GTTTTAATGTGGAGACAGTGGAGTACAAGAACATCAGCTTCACGGTGTGGGACGTTGGCGGTCAGGACAAGATTCGACCGCTGTGGCGCCATTACTTCCAGAACACACAAG GTCTCATCTTTGTGGTGGACAGCAACGACCGAGAGCGATGCAACGAGGCTCGCGAGGAGCTCATGAGGATGTTGGCGGAGGACGAACTGCGTGGCGCTCTGCTATTAGTCTTTGCTAATAAACAG GACCTTCCCAACGCCATGACGGCAGCTGAgatcacagacaagctgggtcTTCACTCCCTGCGTGACAGACAATGGTACATCCAGGCTACCTGCGCCACCAGCGGGGAAGGTCTCTACGAGGGACTGGAGTGGCTGTCCAACAGGCTGAAAAACAACTAA